Proteins encoded together in one Desulfosporosinus meridiei DSM 13257 window:
- a CDS encoding molybdopterin molybdotransferase MoeA has protein sequence MGSSSELFKVHTLSEAIDSLKPYVLSFYERVEQIPLEESLGRILTKDIPATCAVPNFRKSTMDGMAVRAADTFGASESMPALLECLGEIRMGEAPTKSLGKGEGILIPTGGMLPEGADSVVMVERLEHFGETLYGVTKAVAPGENLIEIGEDFTEGEVLLSRYTRIRAQEMGLLASLGMNQVAVLPRFKVGILSTGDEIIPPDQKPLPGQSRDINGYTLLGLALACGADARHYGIVKDNLEELRSVLAQMLKENDIVLLSGGSSVGLRDLSAQLISELGEPGLLFHGLALRPGKPTIGGVVDGKLIFGLPGHPASAMVVFEALVRPWIDGSVLKSQVDPLPKGVLSQNLYSGSGREEFVRVKLVPHTEGWQVEPVRGKSGLIRTMVLADAIVHIGLDTEGIEAGKEVSFRLLR, from the coding sequence GCAGATACCCTTAGAGGAATCTTTGGGGCGTATTCTTACCAAGGATATTCCGGCTACATGCGCCGTGCCTAATTTCCGTAAATCTACCATGGACGGGATGGCTGTTCGGGCGGCAGATACTTTTGGAGCCAGCGAAAGTATGCCGGCCTTGCTGGAGTGTCTTGGAGAGATAAGAATGGGTGAGGCTCCTACGAAATCTTTAGGAAAAGGAGAAGGGATACTAATACCCACGGGGGGAATGCTGCCTGAGGGAGCAGATTCTGTGGTTATGGTTGAACGACTTGAACATTTTGGAGAAACACTTTATGGTGTAACAAAAGCTGTTGCCCCGGGGGAGAATCTTATTGAGATCGGGGAAGATTTTACTGAAGGGGAAGTCTTGTTATCAAGGTACACAAGAATAAGAGCTCAGGAGATGGGGCTTTTAGCATCTCTGGGGATGAACCAAGTTGCTGTGCTGCCGCGATTTAAGGTTGGAATCCTTTCCACGGGGGATGAAATTATTCCTCCGGATCAAAAACCTCTGCCTGGCCAGTCAAGAGATATTAACGGCTACACCTTGCTTGGGCTGGCCTTAGCATGTGGTGCGGATGCTCGCCATTATGGCATTGTCAAAGATAATCTTGAAGAACTCCGTTCGGTACTTGCGCAGATGTTGAAGGAAAATGATATTGTTTTGCTCTCCGGCGGGAGTTCTGTTGGGCTGCGAGATTTATCTGCTCAACTTATCAGCGAACTGGGAGAGCCGGGGCTGCTTTTCCATGGCTTGGCCTTAAGGCCGGGCAAGCCGACAATCGGTGGTGTGGTAGACGGGAAATTAATTTTCGGACTTCCCGGGCACCCCGCCTCAGCAATGGTAGTTTTTGAGGCACTGGTTCGTCCCTGGATAGACGGCTCAGTCCTAAAATCACAAGTCGATCCTCTGCCTAAAGGTGTTTTATCCCAAAATCTGTATTCGGGAAGCGGACGTGAAGAGTTTGTAAGAGTTAAGCTGGTACCCCATACCGAAGGTTGGCAAGTTGAGCCGGTTCGCGGAAAATCGGGCTTAATACGCACGATGGTGTTAGCTGATGCCATAGTACATATAGGATTAGACACAGAAGGGATCGAAGCAGGGAAAGAGGTTTCTTTCCGGCTTTTGCGTTAA
- a CDS encoding molybdopterin biosynthesis protein: MERQIYLENTAWQDGLKLMMDKLAVRCIPKNEFIDVRSALHRITGAIVRAKKSSPHFAASAMDGYALRARDTHGISEREPRWLKLGIQAIQVDTGDPLPEGMDAVVMLEDVLELGEQGILLQAPIVPWNHVRPVGEDMVEGEVLLPIHHRIRPQDQGALLAAGVLEVEVRRKPRVGILPTGDEIRPVEANLQVGDIVDSNSTVLASLVEEWGGSATIWPITPDKPELLEAAILEMAATQDILVIIAGSSQGRDDYTSHLVSKHGNLYLHGVAIKPGKPVVLGEVQEKPTIGIPGYPVSAYLTAHLFLEPWVKHYQGLSKDFQSSLDAVISKKVFSSLGSEEFVRVKVGKVGERWVAAPLSRGAGVTMSLVRADGILRVPRLQEGFHEGETVPIELLRPVSELEETLVCIGSHDLTLDVLSSHMKARGGFGGVASAHVGSLAGILSLRKEEAHFAGIHLLDPETGEYNHSYLKRFLPGRDMALMNLVYRTQVLIVPKGNPLNIKTLADFTKPGVRFVNRQGGSGTRVLFDYLLQQQGLSKEQILGYEREEFTHLAVAIAVASGAADVGLGIQSAAEALGLDYIFIGEERYDLAIPREYLEEPRMKAMISVIQSKEFQDEVLALGGYDVRETGVFYI; this comes from the coding sequence GTGGAACGCCAAATATATCTTGAAAATACTGCTTGGCAGGATGGACTAAAGCTGATGATGGACAAGCTTGCAGTACGTTGTATTCCAAAAAACGAATTTATCGATGTACGTTCAGCATTGCATAGAATTACAGGGGCAATTGTTCGGGCTAAAAAGAGTTCGCCTCATTTTGCGGCTTCAGCCATGGATGGTTACGCTCTTAGGGCTAGGGATACTCATGGAATCTCTGAGAGAGAGCCCCGTTGGTTAAAGCTTGGAATTCAAGCTATTCAAGTAGATACGGGAGACCCGCTTCCGGAGGGAATGGATGCCGTCGTCATGCTGGAAGATGTTTTGGAATTAGGAGAGCAAGGAATTCTGCTCCAAGCTCCTATTGTACCTTGGAACCATGTCCGCCCCGTAGGAGAAGACATGGTTGAAGGAGAGGTGCTTTTGCCCATTCACCACCGCATTAGACCTCAAGATCAAGGGGCATTACTGGCGGCGGGAGTGTTAGAGGTCGAAGTACGACGTAAACCCCGAGTTGGCATTTTACCAACAGGGGATGAAATACGTCCTGTGGAGGCAAATCTTCAGGTAGGGGATATTGTCGACAGTAATTCCACAGTGTTGGCTTCCCTTGTTGAAGAATGGGGCGGATCAGCAACCATATGGCCGATTACGCCGGATAAACCAGAATTGCTGGAAGCTGCGATTTTAGAAATGGCAGCGACACAAGATATTTTAGTCATCATTGCCGGATCATCCCAAGGGCGGGATGACTATACATCGCATTTAGTTAGTAAGCATGGGAATCTTTATCTCCATGGAGTAGCTATCAAACCGGGAAAACCAGTGGTTTTAGGAGAAGTTCAAGAAAAGCCAACGATTGGAATCCCGGGATACCCGGTTTCCGCTTATTTGACCGCCCACTTATTCTTAGAACCATGGGTGAAGCATTATCAAGGTTTAAGTAAAGATTTCCAGTCTAGTCTGGATGCTGTGATCAGTAAAAAAGTTTTTTCTTCATTAGGCAGTGAAGAGTTCGTTCGGGTTAAAGTTGGAAAAGTCGGAGAGCGTTGGGTTGCCGCCCCTTTAAGCCGAGGTGCCGGTGTGACCATGAGCCTAGTAAGAGCTGACGGGATTTTGCGAGTGCCTCGTTTACAAGAAGGTTTTCATGAAGGTGAAACAGTTCCTATTGAGCTGCTGCGTCCGGTTTCAGAGTTAGAAGAAACCCTTGTTTGCATTGGATCCCATGATCTTACACTAGACGTTTTAAGCAGCCATATGAAAGCCAGAGGCGGCTTCGGTGGGGTTGCATCGGCACATGTAGGGAGTCTGGCCGGAATCCTGTCTTTACGCAAAGAGGAAGCTCATTTTGCAGGTATCCACTTACTCGATCCTGAGACGGGAGAGTATAATCATTCATACTTAAAACGTTTCTTACCGGGAAGAGATATGGCTTTAATGAACTTGGTTTATAGGACTCAAGTGCTTATCGTACCCAAAGGAAACCCTCTAAATATAAAGACCCTGGCGGATTTTACTAAGCCTGGTGTTCGATTTGTTAATCGGCAGGGGGGATCAGGAACTCGAGTGCTGTTTGACTACTTGCTCCAGCAGCAAGGACTAAGCAAGGAGCAAATTTTAGGGTATGAGCGAGAAGAATTTACCCATTTAGCCGTTGCTATCGCTGTAGCCTCGGGTGCCGCTGATGTGGGCCTGGGTATTCAAAGCGCCGCGGAAGCCTTGGGTTTAGACTATATTTTCATTGGAGAAGAACGGTATGACTTGGCAATTCCTCGTGAGTATCTTGAGGAACCGCGCATGAAGGCCATGATTTCCGTGATTCAAAGCAAAGAATTTCAAGACGAAGTGTTGGCCTTGGGCGGATATGATGTGAGAGAGACAGGAGTTTTTTACATTTAA
- a CDS encoding iron-containing alcohol dehydrogenase, giving the protein MSNYQVYGYFMPTVNLMGAGAAQETGKQAKLLGGKSVLLVTDAYLEKIGMAQEIADIIAKEGLKVTIYGGAEPNPTDKNVHDGLDIFNKEECDLIVSVGGGSAHDCAKGIGLVAGNGGRINDYEGVDQSPKPMAPMIAINTTAGTAAEMTRFCIITDVARHIKMAIVDWHVTPNVSINDPLLMMKQPPSLTAATGMDALTHAVEAYVSTAATPVTDSAALMTFKLISKYLRRAVANGDDFEAREQMAYAQFLAGMAFNNASLGYVHAMAHQLGGFYNLPHGVCNAILLPHVSRFNMIGNMERYGEIAEAMGENITGLSARDAAEKCFSAISTLSQDVGIPTGLSALNVKEEDFKLMAGNAKLDACQATNPRTATLEQVIEIYKNAM; this is encoded by the coding sequence ATGTCAAATTATCAAGTGTACGGGTATTTTATGCCAACAGTTAACCTTATGGGTGCAGGAGCAGCCCAAGAAACCGGTAAACAAGCGAAACTATTGGGCGGAAAAAGTGTACTATTGGTAACCGATGCTTATCTCGAAAAAATTGGTATGGCTCAAGAAATTGCTGACATCATTGCCAAAGAAGGCCTTAAAGTTACTATATATGGGGGAGCAGAACCTAATCCGACGGATAAAAACGTCCATGATGGATTAGACATTTTCAATAAAGAAGAATGCGATCTAATTGTTTCTGTAGGTGGAGGATCCGCCCATGATTGTGCAAAAGGAATCGGACTGGTTGCAGGTAATGGTGGGAGAATTAACGACTATGAAGGCGTCGATCAATCCCCGAAACCGATGGCTCCAATGATCGCTATCAACACTACCGCAGGTACAGCTGCAGAGATGACAAGATTCTGTATTATCACAGATGTTGCTCGGCATATAAAAATGGCCATTGTTGACTGGCATGTTACTCCAAACGTATCGATTAATGACCCTTTATTAATGATGAAACAACCACCTAGCTTAACCGCCGCTACCGGAATGGACGCCCTGACTCATGCTGTTGAGGCCTATGTATCCACAGCCGCAACACCTGTTACAGATTCAGCTGCTCTAATGACCTTTAAATTAATCAGTAAATACCTGCGTCGTGCAGTTGCAAATGGTGATGACTTCGAAGCTCGTGAACAAATGGCTTATGCCCAATTCCTAGCAGGTATGGCCTTTAATAATGCCAGCCTCGGTTATGTCCATGCAATGGCTCATCAATTAGGTGGATTCTATAATCTGCCTCATGGGGTATGTAACGCAATTCTTCTTCCCCATGTTTCACGCTTTAACATGATTGGTAATATGGAGCGTTATGGGGAGATTGCTGAAGCAATGGGTGAAAACATTACAGGACTTTCTGCGAGAGATGCAGCAGAAAAATGCTTTAGTGCAATCAGTACCTTATCCCAAGATGTTGGAATTCCTACGGGATTGTCCGCACTGAATGTTAAAGAAGAAGACTTTAAATTGATGGCTGGTAATGCTAAGTTAGATGCATGTCAAGCTACTAATCCTCGCACAGCGACTCTTGAGCAAGTAATTGAGATTTACAAAAATGCTATGTAA
- a CDS encoding molybdopterin-binding protein, protein MEKIKVRDSVGATLIHDMTQIIPGVVKGPRFRKGHVIREEDIPVLLSMGKEHIYVWDQKPDLIHENEAAERLAQAVAGSGLILDEPKEGKITLTAAYDGLLYSSEEGILALNTLEGVILSTRHNHYPVKKHDKIAGTRVVPLMIEEKIILEAEETAKAFSSPILEVRPLKPFKVGLIITGSEVFHGRIKDKFGPVLRSKVENWGSTILDLKFSNDDVTMIQNSIHDQLALGAEMILVSGGMSVDPDDVTPTAIKEIGAELVTYGAPVLPGAMFLLAYIGNVPIMGLPGCVMYAKTTAFDLIAPRILTGERLTRRDIVKLGSGGLCLECPVCTYPHCAFGK, encoded by the coding sequence ATGGAAAAAATTAAAGTCCGAGATTCTGTTGGTGCAACCCTCATTCATGACATGACTCAAATTATCCCCGGTGTGGTCAAAGGCCCCAGGTTCCGCAAGGGACATGTTATCCGCGAAGAGGATATTCCAGTTCTGCTAAGCATGGGTAAAGAACACATTTATGTTTGGGATCAAAAGCCTGATCTCATTCATGAGAACGAGGCTGCAGAGAGACTCGCTCAGGCAGTGGCCGGTTCTGGACTTATCCTTGATGAGCCCAAAGAAGGTAAAATCACACTTACCGCTGCCTACGACGGACTGCTTTACTCTTCAGAAGAAGGGATTTTAGCACTGAATACTCTAGAAGGGGTTATTCTCTCTACTCGTCACAACCATTATCCGGTCAAGAAGCATGACAAAATTGCCGGAACTCGTGTTGTTCCTTTAATGATTGAAGAAAAAATAATCCTGGAAGCCGAAGAAACTGCTAAGGCCTTCTCATCTCCCATTCTTGAAGTGCGGCCCCTTAAGCCTTTTAAGGTAGGACTTATTATAACCGGAAGTGAAGTCTTTCATGGGCGAATTAAAGATAAATTTGGCCCCGTTCTACGTTCTAAGGTTGAAAACTGGGGATCTACCATCCTCGACCTAAAATTTTCCAATGATGATGTAACCATGATCCAAAACAGCATCCACGATCAGCTGGCTCTGGGAGCCGAAATGATCTTAGTCAGCGGCGGAATGTCCGTAGATCCTGATGATGTTACTCCCACAGCAATCAAAGAAATAGGAGCCGAGCTCGTTACCTATGGGGCCCCGGTATTACCTGGTGCTATGTTTTTATTAGCCTATATTGGAAATGTTCCTATTATGGGCTTACCCGGGTGCGTTATGTATGCTAAGACTACCGCCTTTGATTTAATTGCTCCCCGAATTCTCACCGGTGAAAGGCTGACACGTCGTGATATTGTAAAACTTGGAAGTGGCGGACTTTGTCTTGAATGCCCGGTTTGCACCTATCCCCACTGCGCATTTGGAAAATAA
- a CDS encoding XdhC family protein: MDKQVYVGLKKALELKLEAALITVTSVLGSTPRKPGAQMLVFADGSTFGTIGGGCGEAEGRREALNVITARIPKIYNLNMTADIAQEEGMVCGGIMELFIEYVDTQSSSEKKDFYKDYLTALESKKYPILVTVIQAQHNELLGNKLSIEDLNFLGDLGRIELNKIALEKAKKGARKCQPFIICLSSEFEPCERSSPELVYRLLVEPATTVVQLLILGAGHIAVPLATMAKIVGYEVTVVDDRPSFANTNRFSTADRVICNDFERALESVEIGPQTFVVIITRGHRYDKVCLRKVINKPAAYIGMIGSRKRVKSLISDLETEGIAREALQKVYSPIGLKIGAETPEEIAVCILAELIKVQRELDT, translated from the coding sequence ATGGATAAACAAGTGTATGTGGGACTCAAAAAGGCATTGGAACTTAAATTAGAAGCAGCTTTAATTACTGTAACAAGTGTATTGGGATCCACCCCCCGTAAACCCGGAGCACAGATGTTAGTTTTTGCCGATGGGTCGACGTTTGGAACTATTGGAGGTGGGTGTGGCGAAGCAGAGGGCAGGCGGGAGGCTCTTAATGTTATAACAGCACGAATACCTAAAATATATAATTTAAATATGACCGCAGATATTGCTCAAGAAGAGGGGATGGTCTGCGGTGGAATTATGGAATTATTCATCGAGTATGTTGACACGCAGAGTTCTTCAGAAAAGAAAGACTTCTATAAGGATTATCTAACGGCCCTGGAGAGTAAAAAATATCCAATTCTCGTGACGGTAATTCAAGCCCAACATAATGAATTACTAGGTAATAAGCTCTCTATTGAAGATCTTAATTTTCTCGGTGATTTGGGCAGAATAGAATTAAATAAGATAGCTTTGGAAAAAGCCAAAAAAGGTGCACGGAAATGTCAACCTTTCATTATATGTTTAAGTTCTGAGTTTGAACCATGTGAAAGATCTTCTCCGGAATTGGTTTATCGATTGCTGGTAGAGCCGGCGACGACAGTAGTTCAATTGTTAATTCTTGGTGCCGGTCATATTGCAGTCCCCTTGGCAACTATGGCTAAGATTGTTGGCTATGAGGTAACAGTGGTGGATGATCGGCCGTCCTTTGCGAATACAAATCGTTTTAGTACGGCAGATAGAGTGATTTGCAACGATTTTGAACGAGCCTTAGAGAGCGTCGAGATCGGCCCGCAAACCTTTGTCGTGATCATTACCAGGGGGCATCGTTATGATAAAGTGTGTTTAAGGAAAGTGATTAACAAACCTGCCGCTTATATTGGGATGATCGGTAGTCGAAAAAGAGTTAAATCCCTAATTTCGGATTTAGAGACTGAAGGGATTGCCCGTGAAGCGTTGCAAAAAGTGTATTCTCCTATAGGTCTAAAAATTGGGGCTGAGACCCCTGAAGAAATTGCCGTCTGTATACTTGCTGAGCTAATCAAAGTTCAAAGGGAACTTGACACATAA
- a CDS encoding spore protein: MTKTDNEADYKAHLQEHMDNTVANLKEAEDYLEKHAGELTAAKKHLIEDQNDRRKESIKGFTLGKNS, from the coding sequence TTGACTAAGACGGATAATGAAGCGGACTATAAGGCTCATCTGCAAGAACATATGGACAACACAGTAGCTAATTTGAAAGAAGCCGAAGATTACTTAGAAAAGCACGCCGGTGAGTTGACTGCTGCTAAAAAACATCTCATAGAAGATCAAAATGATCGGCGCAAAGAAAGCATCAAAGGTTTCACGTTAGGGAAAAATAGCTAA
- a CDS encoding energy-coupling factor ABC transporter ATP-binding protein, whose protein sequence is MLEAKEISWFQGQKTILHKVNFQLSAGECVGLIGPNGSGKSSLLKILAFLEPPTSGQLFFQGNPMPATVPLAIRRRIAIVFQESLLLNTKVFDNVALGLKIRGLPNKKIREQVDFWLEQFGVAHLSKQSARSLSGGEAQRVSLARAFAIEPDILFLDEPFSALDAPTKEALRGDLAKVFKSTKTTTVIVSHDFKDILHLTKRALILLNGKAVREGSPAQLLKEKHNEEVDRFLSHFSA, encoded by the coding sequence GTGCTCGAGGCTAAAGAGATAAGCTGGTTTCAGGGCCAAAAAACCATTTTGCATAAAGTTAATTTTCAACTATCGGCAGGAGAATGTGTTGGGCTAATCGGTCCAAATGGTTCAGGGAAAAGCAGTTTGTTAAAAATTCTCGCTTTTTTGGAGCCCCCCACTTCTGGACAGCTCTTTTTTCAAGGAAATCCGATGCCTGCAACGGTTCCACTTGCAATTAGGCGTAGAATAGCAATTGTCTTCCAAGAATCACTTTTATTAAACACAAAAGTTTTTGACAATGTTGCCCTAGGGCTGAAAATCCGAGGACTCCCTAATAAAAAAATTCGAGAGCAGGTAGATTTTTGGCTGGAACAATTTGGTGTAGCCCATCTTTCCAAACAGTCTGCGCGGTCGCTCTCCGGAGGGGAAGCCCAGCGAGTAAGCTTAGCCAGAGCCTTTGCTATTGAGCCGGATATCTTATTCCTTGATGAACCCTTTTCGGCCTTAGATGCGCCTACTAAAGAAGCACTAAGGGGCGATCTGGCAAAAGTTTTTAAATCTACTAAAACCACTACAGTAATAGTAAGTCATGATTTCAAAGACATTCTCCATTTAACCAAAAGAGCCTTAATCCTTCTAAATGGGAAAGCAGTAAGGGAAGGTTCTCCCGCTCAACTACTGAAGGAAAAACACAATGAAGAAGTTGACCGTTTTCTCTCACATTTTTCAGCCTAA
- a CDS encoding ABC transporter permease, with amino-acid sequence MEMIWQGILAALRLLITGDPEVMEITLLTLRVSTIGTLISLLIGIPFGTVLALKAFPGRRVVLSIVNTGMGLPPVVVGLWVSIFLWRSGPFGFLNIMYTPTAIIIAQAIIASPIVAALTCAALQQTNPKLRLQIKALGATRLQYVWLLLKEVRYSLLAAIIAGFGAIVSEIGASMAVGGNIQGQTRVLTTATVLEVSKGNFDIAIALSIILCLLAYGATLCLTLLQQKQQGGA; translated from the coding sequence ATGGAAATGATCTGGCAAGGAATTTTAGCGGCCCTCCGCCTTCTCATAACAGGGGATCCCGAGGTGATGGAAATTACCCTTCTCACCCTTAGGGTTTCTACTATCGGAACTTTAATAAGTCTTTTAATCGGGATTCCATTTGGCACAGTTTTAGCTCTCAAAGCCTTTCCCGGACGTCGAGTTGTCTTAAGCATTGTGAATACTGGAATGGGATTACCGCCGGTAGTCGTGGGGCTTTGGGTCTCGATATTCCTTTGGCGTTCAGGTCCTTTTGGCTTTTTGAATATTATGTATACCCCAACGGCCATCATCATTGCTCAGGCAATTATTGCTTCTCCAATAGTAGCTGCTTTAACTTGCGCAGCTCTTCAACAGACCAACCCCAAATTGAGGCTGCAAATCAAAGCACTGGGAGCAACTCGCTTACAATATGTTTGGCTGCTCCTTAAAGAGGTTAGGTATTCACTACTTGCGGCAATTATTGCCGGCTTTGGGGCAATCGTATCAGAAATTGGGGCTTCCATGGCAGTTGGAGGAAATATTCAAGGCCAAACCCGAGTTTTAACAACAGCAACAGTCTTAGAGGTCTCCAAAGGTAACTTCGATATTGCTATTGCCTTAAGTATTATTTTATGCTTACTTGCTTATGGGGCTACATTATGCTTGACTCTACTTCAACAGAAACAGCAAGGGGGCGCTTAG
- a CDS encoding substrate-binding domain-containing protein, with the protein MKKNIFNRLTFSFVLFAFAIMLTLVGCGKTETPVPTPSTPQAETPKPERPDIILATTTSTQDSGLLDVLIPDFEKKTGYKVKTIAVGTGAALAMGEKGDADVLLVHAPSSEKKLVDNQTAINYQLVMHNDFVIVGPSADPAKVKETKSVVDAFKGIAATSSIFVTRGDDSGTDKMEKALWVKANVKPTADKYQSTGQGMGQTLTIASEKAGYTLTDRATYLATKKNLKLDILLQGDAALLNIYHVMQVNPEKFPKVNADGAKAFVEYMINPDTQATIGSFGKDKFGEALFFADAGK; encoded by the coding sequence ATGAAGAAGAATATTTTCAACCGTCTTACATTCAGTTTTGTCCTATTTGCATTTGCCATTATGTTAACCCTTGTCGGGTGCGGAAAAACTGAGACTCCGGTTCCAACACCTTCCACACCTCAAGCTGAAACTCCAAAGCCTGAAAGACCTGATATTATCCTGGCAACTACTACCAGTACTCAAGACAGCGGTTTACTGGACGTTCTGATACCGGATTTCGAGAAAAAAACCGGATATAAAGTTAAAACCATTGCTGTTGGCACAGGGGCTGCTTTAGCAATGGGTGAAAAAGGGGATGCTGACGTTTTATTAGTCCATGCCCCCTCTTCCGAAAAAAAATTAGTTGATAATCAAACAGCCATCAATTACCAATTAGTAATGCATAATGATTTTGTTATTGTTGGGCCTTCCGCAGATCCGGCCAAAGTAAAGGAAACTAAATCTGTTGTAGACGCCTTTAAAGGGATTGCTGCCACTTCCTCAATTTTTGTTACCCGTGGAGATGATTCCGGAACTGATAAAATGGAAAAAGCCTTGTGGGTAAAGGCCAATGTCAAACCGACAGCCGATAAATATCAATCAACTGGTCAGGGTATGGGCCAGACTCTCACTATCGCCTCTGAAAAAGCCGGGTATACTTTAACCGATCGCGCTACCTACTTAGCTACCAAGAAGAATTTAAAACTCGATATTCTTCTCCAGGGTGATGCAGCCCTTTTGAATATTTATCACGTTATGCAGGTCAATCCTGAGAAATTTCCCAAAGTCAACGCTGATGGTGCGAAGGCCTTTGTTGAATATATGATCAATCCAGATACTCAAGCCACCATTGGTTCATTTGGCAAAGATAAATTTGGAGAAGCTCTTTTCTTCGCTGATGCAGGCAAGTAA
- a CDS encoding helix-turn-helix transcriptional regulator, translated as MSLTLTAAEAAKILKVSKYTLYELVKRGEIPAHHIGRQLRIDPAVLDQYLRGTLGVNDPASKAISAPPLVSPALRFIGSHDPVVELLFEFLRHAPLPIESSISFRGSMDGLIALYRGDADISGIHLWDDVSKDYNISFVKHVIPGESVCIVNLVQREQGFIVAPGNPLNLQTWDDITTEGLNFINRQKGSGTRLRLDAYLKAAKISPSRILGYEHEESTHSGVACHVANGQADVGVGVKAAAQRLGLDFVPLFQERYDLVCMGKTTKTPAWHQLLGVLKSPGFIQAVHQQKGYDTSLTGQILFNT; from the coding sequence TTGAGCCTAACTTTAACTGCTGCAGAAGCAGCGAAAATTCTCAAGGTTTCCAAGTACACTCTTTATGAACTTGTAAAACGGGGAGAAATACCAGCTCACCATATCGGGCGCCAGCTTCGTATTGATCCAGCTGTTTTAGATCAATACTTACGTGGAACTCTAGGTGTTAATGATCCTGCTTCTAAAGCTATCTCAGCTCCCCCGCTTGTATCACCTGCCCTTCGCTTTATAGGAAGCCACGACCCGGTGGTTGAGCTTCTCTTCGAATTTCTCAGACACGCCCCCCTTCCCATTGAATCCTCTATCTCCTTTAGAGGAAGCATGGACGGACTTATCGCTCTATATAGAGGGGATGCAGATATCTCAGGGATACATCTATGGGACGATGTCTCCAAGGATTATAATATTTCCTTTGTCAAACATGTAATACCCGGAGAATCTGTTTGTATTGTTAATTTAGTCCAACGTGAGCAAGGTTTTATAGTAGCACCTGGGAATCCCCTTAATCTTCAGACATGGGACGATATCACCACCGAGGGTCTGAATTTTATCAATCGTCAGAAAGGGTCAGGAACACGCCTCCGCCTTGATGCCTATTTAAAAGCTGCCAAGATCTCACCCAGTCGAATATTGGGATATGAGCATGAAGAATCTACCCATTCAGGGGTGGCATGTCACGTGGCTAATGGACAAGCCGACGTGGGAGTAGGGGTTAAAGCGGCGGCCCAACGCTTGGGTCTCGATTTTGTCCCTTTGTTCCAAGAGCGATATGATCTGGTTTGCATGGGAAAAACCACTAAAACTCCAGCTTGGCATCAACTCTTGGGTGTTTTGAAATCCCCTGGGTTTATCCAAGCGGTTCATCAGCAAAAAGGATATGATACTTCCTTGACAGGGCAAATCCTTTTTAATACATAA
- the speD gene encoding adenosylmethionine decarboxylase has product MANSLGRHVLAEIYGCRFDILNDREQVEALMVNAALEAGAEVREVVFHKFSPQGVSGVVVISESHLAIHTWPELGYAAVDVFTCGDSVNPWDACNYLTDHFEAGHMTATEMKRGIVDESKEAVNL; this is encoded by the coding sequence TTGGCAAATTCTCTTGGACGTCATGTGTTGGCTGAAATCTATGGGTGTAGATTCGACATTTTAAATGATCGAGAGCAGGTCGAAGCACTAATGGTCAACGCAGCTTTAGAAGCTGGTGCCGAAGTTCGTGAGGTAGTATTCCATAAGTTTAGTCCTCAAGGGGTGAGTGGTGTTGTAGTGATTTCTGAATCACACCTAGCCATCCATACGTGGCCAGAACTCGGATACGCGGCAGTAGACGTCTTCACGTGCGGGGACAGTGTCAATCCCTGGGATGCCTGCAATTATTTAACCGACCATTTCGAAGCAGGGCATATGACAGCAACGGAAATGAAGCGTGGTATTGTTGACGAATCAAAGGAAGCGGTAAATTTATAG